In a single window of the Thermofilum uzonense genome:
- a CDS encoding ABC transporter ATP-binding protein gives MSEIIILEHVSKIYNSASGPVIAVNDVSMSVRQGEFFAIVGPSGSGKTTMLHLIGGLDRPTSGKIIVAGREISSLRSDESLSRYRNEIVGFVFQMFYLVPRLKVIENVELPLIKKGIQRDERRKMALEALRMVGLESAALKYPTQLSGGEQQRVAIARAIVGRPRILLADEPTGNLDARNSQVIMDVFRKLNQEYGITIVMVTHNLELIWYCDRVARMQSGSLVDIYTPDTYDQLIVSFVKKL, from the coding sequence ATGAGTGAGATAATTATCCTTGAGCATGTATCCAAAATATACAATAGCGCCTCAGGCCCCGTAATTGCAGTAAACGATGTTTCAATGAGCGTGAGACAAGGAGAGTTTTTTGCAATAGTGGGGCCAAGTGGTAGCGGAAAAACCACCATGTTACACCTTATAGGGGGTCTCGACCGGCCTACCAGCGGGAAAATAATAGTCGCTGGGAGGGAGATTTCTAGCCTCAGGAGCGATGAGTCGCTGAGCCGATACAGGAACGAGATCGTAGGCTTCGTATTCCAGATGTTTTACCTGGTTCCTCGCTTGAAAGTGATCGAGAACGTCGAACTGCCCTTAATTAAAAAAGGAATCCAGAGGGATGAGAGGAGGAAAATGGCTCTAGAAGCCTTGAGAATGGTGGGTCTTGAGAGCGCTGCGCTTAAATACCCTACCCAGTTGAGTGGGGGAGAGCAGCAGCGAGTGGCCATAGCCAGAGCTATAGTCGGAAGGCCTAGGATACTTCTCGCGGACGAGCCCACGGGGAACCTAGACGCGAGGAACTCTCAGGTAATCATGGATGTCTTCAGGAAATTAAACCAGGAGTACGGCATAACCATTGTAATGGTTACTCACAACCTTGAGCTAATATGGTATTGTGACAGAGTGGCTAGGATGCAGAGCGGCTCGCTCGTAGATATTTATACTCCTGACACTTATGACCAG